In the genome of Tachysurus vachellii isolate PV-2020 chromosome 9, HZAU_Pvac_v1, whole genome shotgun sequence, one region contains:
- the LOC132851835 gene encoding carbohydrate sulfotransferase 1-like — MQCSWKAVILLALASIAIQYTAIRTFTSKSFQLCPVPIQQNCGLSGQEADSLFERGCDEYTYFSFNTSRKTHILVLATTRSGSSFVGQLLNQHSDIFYLFEPLYHVQTALIPRLSHSRNAADRRVMLGASRDLLRSLYGCDLHFLENYIKPPPTNHTTDKLFRRGASRALCSQPVCDAFSPAETNVEEGDCVKKCATLNMTIAAESCRDKRHVAIKIVRVPEIGDLRALVEDPRLNLKVIQLVRDPRGILASRIETFRDTYRLWRIWRATGRKPYNLDLTQLTVVCEDFLNSVSTGLSHPYWLKGKYMLVRYEDLARNPLQKTKDIYDYLGLSMDKNVVDWIHANTRGSNELLTKHKYGTVRDSAANAESWRLKLSFDMVDYTQSVCQKILHRLGYKSVKSAEELKNMSVSLVADKAFVPFL; from the coding sequence ATGCAATGTTCTTGGAAGGCTGTGATACTGCTAGCCTTGGCCTCCATCGCCATCCAGTACACCGCCATCCGTACTTTCACGTCCAAGTCCTTCCAGCTCTGCCCTGTGCCAATCCAACAGAACTGCGGTCTGAGCGGCCAGGAAGCGGACAGCCTTTTCGAGCGTGGATGTGATGAATATACGTACTTTAGTTTCAACACATCACGCAAGACCCACATCCTGGTGTTAGCCACGACACGCAGTGGCTCATCGTTTGTGGGACAGCTGCTGAATCAGCACTCGGATATCTTCTACCTGTTCGAGCCACTTTACCATGTCCAGACAGCTCTGATTCCTCGTCTCTCTCACAGCCGGAATGCGGCAGATAGAAGAGTGATGCTGGGAGCCAGCCGGGACTTGCTGCGAAGTCTCTATGGATGTGACTTGCACTTTCTGGAGAACTACATCAAACCACCACCAACCAACCACACCACAGACAAGTTGTTCCGTCGCGGGGCCAGCCGAGCGCTTTGCTCCCAGCCCGTCTGTGATGCCTTCAGTCCTGCTGAGACAAATGTAGAAGAGGGCgactgtgtgaaaaagtgtgcgACTCTAAACATGACAATTGCTGCGGAATCTTGCCGAGATAAGCGGCACGTTGCTATAAAGATTGTTCGGGTCCCTGAAATCGGGGATTTGCGGGCACTGGTAGAGGATCCACGGCTCAACCTGAAGGTTATTCAGCTGGTCAGAGACCCACGAGGAATCCTCGCTTCACGTATCGAGACCTTCCGGGACACGTACCGTCTGTGGAGGATCTGGAGGGCGACCGGAAGGAAACCCTACAACCTAGATTTGACTCAGCTGACAGTCGTGTGCGAGGACTTTTTGAACTCGGTTTCAACAGGACTCAGTCACCCATACTGGCTTAAAGGGAAGTACATGCTGGTGAGATACGAGGACTTAGCAAGGAACCCTCTCCAGAAAACCAAGGATATCTATGACTACCTTGGGCTATCAATGGACAAAAATGTAGTAGACTGGATTCACGCAAACACCAGGGGGAGTAATGAGCTCTTGACCAAACACAAGTATGGAACAGTGAGAGATTCGGCGGCTAACGCTGAGAGCTGGAGGCTCAAACTGTCCTTTGACATGGTAGACTACACACAGTCTGTGTGCCAAAAGATATTACACAGGCTGGGCTATAAAAGTGTCAAGTCTGCCGAGGAACTGAAAAATATGTCCGTCTCGCTTGTGGCCGACAAAGCTTTTGTACCGTTTTTATAA